A portion of the Stigmatella aurantiaca DW4/3-1 genome contains these proteins:
- a CDS encoding tetratricopeptide repeat protein encodes MKRKGRIPWPPELSGQLREVDRLRRGGRYAQALAQIRQLAEAHPEQLRVLLEMGLTLGIWGHAPAEALPWFDRILTMAPGHLTTRFHRALTLARLGRHAEAVADFNTVESVGHRKLILYAKRAESLQAAGQHTEAERDWTQALVEDPGNSWLLQQRAQTRAQLGQLTEAIQDLTDAIASEQEESVDPELLYERGTLRARLGDRAGARADFEAGLAGFRDGDPPGLLESLRLELQRPPSR; translated from the coding sequence ATGAAGCGCAAGGGACGCATACCGTGGCCGCCGGAGCTGTCCGGGCAGCTCCGTGAGGTGGATCGCCTGCGGCGCGGGGGGCGGTACGCGCAGGCGCTCGCCCAGATCCGGCAGCTGGCAGAAGCCCACCCGGAACAGCTGCGCGTGCTGCTGGAGATGGGGCTGACGCTCGGCATTTGGGGGCATGCCCCCGCCGAGGCGCTCCCCTGGTTCGATCGCATCCTGACGATGGCGCCAGGGCACCTCACCACCCGGTTCCACCGGGCGCTCACCTTGGCCCGGCTGGGCCGTCACGCGGAGGCCGTGGCGGACTTCAACACGGTGGAGTCCGTGGGGCACCGCAAGCTGATTCTCTATGCCAAGCGCGCCGAGTCCCTCCAGGCGGCAGGCCAGCACACCGAGGCCGAGCGCGATTGGACCCAGGCCTTGGTCGAGGACCCTGGCAATTCCTGGCTGCTTCAGCAGCGCGCCCAGACGCGGGCGCAGTTGGGCCAACTGACGGAGGCCATTCAGGATCTCACCGACGCGATCGCCTCGGAGCAGGAGGAGTCGGTGGACCCTGAGCTGCTTTACGAGCGGGGAACGCTGCGCGCCCGGCTGGGAGACAGGGCTGGAGCGCGCGCCGACTTCGAGGCGGGCCTCGCGGGCTTTCGGGACGGAGACCCGCCTGGCCTCTTGGAGTCACTGCGCCTGGAACTCCAGCGCCCCCCGTCCCGGTGA
- a CDS encoding NACHT domain-containing protein, whose amino-acid sequence MNEVPDRDRVEIPKAIAQLIGRWHEAIAKEFESRGLPSTGLGEQAEKLKRELRENPPIAQLATNPLLAAMICALHRERNQRLPESQAELCEALCHMLLRRRERESQPRLEEFPKAYRALSYPQKRAIVAELAVHMVRNETSARWAMCLNRFEPISVKGTVRSWMG is encoded by the coding sequence GTGAATGAAGTGCCTGACCGAGACCGCGTCGAGATACCCAAGGCCATCGCGCAACTCATCGGCCGCTGGCACGAGGCCATCGCGAAGGAGTTTGAGAGCAGAGGACTGCCGTCAACGGGATTGGGCGAGCAGGCCGAGAAGCTCAAGCGCGAGTTACGGGAGAATCCTCCCATCGCGCAGCTCGCCACCAACCCCCTGCTCGCGGCAATGATCTGCGCGCTCCACCGTGAGCGGAACCAGCGGCTTCCAGAGAGCCAAGCCGAACTGTGCGAGGCGCTGTGCCACATGCTCCTCCGCCGGCGCGAGCGGGAGAGCCAGCCGAGGCTCGAAGAGTTCCCCAAGGCCTACCGGGCCCTGAGCTATCCCCAGAAGCGGGCCATCGTCGCGGAGCTGGCAGTCCACATGGTGCGCAATGAGACCTCCGCAAGGTGGGCGATGTGCTTGAACCGCTTCGAGCCCATCAGCGTGAAGGGGACCGTGCGGTCCTGGATGGGCTGA
- a CDS encoding YciI family protein — MRFMMLMIPKGYEKAEPGTMPDAQAVAAMMKYNESLQQAGVLLALDGLHPPSMGARVSFPGGKPRVTDGPFAETKEVLGGYWMIQVKSKEEAIAWASRCPASENEVIEVRQVQEFADFPPDVQQEVGTFLESQKRS, encoded by the coding sequence ATGCGTTTCATGATGCTGATGATTCCCAAGGGATACGAGAAGGCCGAGCCAGGCACGATGCCAGACGCCCAGGCCGTTGCCGCGATGATGAAGTACAACGAGTCCCTCCAGCAGGCCGGCGTTCTGCTCGCGCTCGATGGGCTGCACCCTCCCTCCATGGGCGCGCGCGTCTCGTTCCCCGGCGGCAAGCCCCGGGTGACCGATGGGCCGTTCGCCGAGACCAAGGAAGTGCTCGGCGGCTACTGGATGATCCAGGTGAAGTCCAAGGAGGAGGCCATCGCGTGGGCATCGCGCTGCCCCGCCTCGGAGAACGAGGTGATCGAGGTTCGCCAAGTGCAGGAGTTCGCGGACTTCCCCCCGGATGTTCAACAAGAAGTGGGGACGTTTCTCGAGTCGCAAAAGCGCTCCTGA
- a CDS encoding GntR family transcriptional regulator — protein MDLPETRRGTDMEGLGLVGRVEQDLEQMISQGLLPQDGFLPSENSLAKHYGLSRSTVREALKRLAARALIEQHPGRRSRALPLEGAVTLENLGVVLEGPGAAQPERRRLLEGFLALKRETAVELLAACCQQASARDLDTLAGLCFELAEAARWDDNPGRWAELEFELLRQAARAVDRPGQALLLQSLERSYRGMARRLRPHLNARATRQWALCVLRALAAKDAQPLRQELPALLQASDSHLLASLPPPQEPRGSSRPPLCADTAPSHSTSEHEEAPERLPEATGPNLSACPTGSSQRAPTGGPPSEAPSSDLRTPLGDGAPGGEVPQGQEESRRVQPGLQKQQSQAPVGSGIERLGKEGGHLLLHGTDALAGRGGEEWAARWR, from the coding sequence ATGGACCTGCCTGAAACCAGGAGGGGGACGGACATGGAAGGGTTGGGGCTCGTCGGACGAGTGGAGCAGGACCTGGAGCAGATGATTTCGCAAGGCCTGCTGCCCCAGGACGGCTTTCTTCCCTCGGAAAACTCGCTGGCCAAGCACTACGGCCTTTCACGCAGCACCGTCCGGGAAGCGCTGAAGCGCCTGGCCGCCAGAGCGTTGATAGAGCAGCACCCAGGCCGCCGCAGCCGAGCCCTCCCCTTGGAGGGGGCGGTGACCCTGGAGAACCTGGGAGTGGTGCTGGAGGGCCCGGGCGCCGCTCAACCGGAGAGGCGGAGGCTGCTGGAGGGTTTTCTGGCCCTCAAGCGAGAGACGGCTGTGGAACTGTTGGCGGCGTGTTGCCAGCAGGCCTCTGCCAGGGACTTGGACACGCTGGCAGGCCTGTGCTTCGAGTTGGCGGAGGCGGCCCGTTGGGACGACAACCCCGGCAGGTGGGCAGAGCTGGAGTTCGAGTTGCTGAGGCAAGCAGCCCGCGCGGTGGACCGTCCCGGACAGGCCCTGTTGCTGCAATCCCTGGAGCGCTCGTACCGGGGAATGGCTCGGCGGCTGAGGCCGCACCTGAATGCGCGGGCCACTCGACAGTGGGCACTCTGTGTGCTGCGCGCCTTGGCAGCCAAGGACGCGCAGCCCCTGCGCCAGGAACTGCCCGCCTTGCTCCAGGCGAGCGATTCACACCTGCTTGCCAGCCTCCCACCTCCGCAGGAGCCGAGGGGGTCGTCACGGCCCCCACTCTGCGCAGACACAGCCCCCTCTCACTCCACCTCGGAGCATGAGGAGGCCCCGGAGAGGCTGCCGGAGGCGACGGGGCCCAACCTGTCTGCTTGCCCTACAGGTTCGAGCCAACGGGCGCCCACGGGGGGCCCCCCATCCGAGGCTCCCTCCTCGGACTTACGCACCCCTCTGGGAGACGGAGCTCCCGGCGGGGAAGTGCCTCAGGGTCAGGAAGAATCGCGAAGGGTGCAGCCTGGCCTCCAGAAGCAACAGTCCCAGGCTCCGGTTGGCTCTGGAATTGAGCGCCTGGGCAAAGAGGGCGGACACCTCCTCCTGCATGGAACGGATGCCCTTGCTGGACGAGGTGGCGAAGAATGGGCAGCACGCTGGCGGTAG
- a CDS encoding tyrosinase family protein: MAFTRREFLVTTSTLAGASMLPFQSARAQSAKYIRYNVTTDKGKEMLKSYAKGIQAMLKLPASDPRNWFRNAFIHFMDCPHGNWWFYVWHRGYVGYVEETIRSLSGDPSFAFPYWDWTELPQIPGEMFDSVLTPADAAYAPYTQDIGTFTSFIQPALEAYWNQLNPTQLQQMAARGYTHFKLLWDGVIGVNPGTGSVDPGDAAFAANARARYLTRDNPKLDPKTAHEVSWDVVGPGLLPVQFYNNDVTLSFTSSKTPSHVTMPGSATQFSVLEGHPHNKVHNYIGGVGPWNPGPFGSMTNFLSPVDPIFFLHHANMDRLWDVWTRKQQRLGLHILPQGKELEQLSNDPFLFFVRSDGTFVLDGKAGDYLSTERFGYTYEEPVTAPAGARLVAAKAEAPAKATLKKGVAALTLPAPVAKAADANAPARPVVATLTVSRPTEPSSPREFDVLVNAPADVTSVDADSPYYGGTVAFFGPPMHGMKHDTTFAVPLSPRLQALSAPASLKGAKGAVKLEIRLAPSTAKDKAPPALKAATLRRL; the protein is encoded by the coding sequence ATGGCCTTCACCCGGCGAGAATTCCTTGTCACGACGTCCACCCTCGCTGGCGCTTCGATGCTGCCCTTCCAGAGCGCACGAGCGCAATCCGCGAAGTACATCCGCTACAACGTGACGACCGACAAGGGCAAGGAGATGCTCAAGAGCTATGCCAAAGGCATCCAAGCGATGCTCAAGCTGCCTGCGAGCGATCCGCGCAACTGGTTCCGCAACGCCTTCATCCACTTCATGGACTGCCCGCACGGCAATTGGTGGTTCTATGTCTGGCACCGGGGCTACGTGGGCTACGTCGAGGAGACGATCCGCTCGCTCAGCGGCGATCCCTCCTTCGCCTTCCCGTACTGGGACTGGACGGAGCTGCCGCAGATCCCCGGCGAGATGTTCGACAGCGTGCTGACGCCGGCCGACGCGGCGTACGCGCCCTACACCCAGGACATCGGCACCTTCACCTCCTTCATCCAGCCAGCGCTGGAGGCCTACTGGAACCAGCTCAACCCCACGCAGCTCCAGCAGATGGCTGCCCGCGGTTACACCCACTTCAAGCTGCTCTGGGATGGCGTCATTGGCGTCAACCCGGGCACGGGCTCCGTGGACCCGGGCGACGCCGCCTTCGCCGCGAACGCTCGGGCGCGCTACCTCACCCGTGACAATCCGAAGCTCGATCCCAAGACGGCACACGAGGTCTCCTGGGATGTGGTCGGCCCCGGGCTGCTGCCGGTCCAGTTCTACAACAATGACGTGACGCTGAGCTTCACCAGCTCCAAGACGCCGTCGCACGTCACCATGCCGGGCTCGGCCACCCAGTTCTCCGTGCTCGAGGGCCATCCGCACAACAAGGTCCACAATTACATCGGTGGCGTGGGACCCTGGAACCCGGGCCCTTTCGGCAGCATGACCAACTTCCTGTCTCCCGTGGACCCGATCTTCTTCCTGCACCACGCGAACATGGACCGGCTCTGGGATGTGTGGACGCGCAAGCAGCAGCGGCTGGGCCTGCACATCCTCCCGCAGGGCAAGGAGCTGGAGCAGCTGTCCAACGATCCGTTCCTGTTTTTCGTTCGCTCGGACGGCACCTTCGTGCTCGATGGCAAGGCCGGTGACTACCTCAGCACCGAGCGGTTTGGGTACACCTACGAGGAGCCGGTCACGGCGCCGGCAGGGGCACGGCTGGTGGCGGCGAAGGCCGAGGCTCCGGCCAAGGCCACGCTCAAGAAGGGCGTCGCCGCCCTCACCCTCCCGGCACCGGTGGCGAAGGCGGCGGACGCCAACGCGCCCGCGCGGCCGGTGGTGGCCACCCTCACGGTGTCTCGCCCCACCGAGCCATCGAGCCCCCGGGAGTTCGACGTGCTGGTCAACGCGCCCGCCGACGTCACCTCGGTCGATGCCGACAGCCCGTACTACGGCGGCACGGTGGCCTTCTTCGGCCCTCCGATGCACGGCATGAAGCACGACACCACCTTTGCCGTGCCGCTGTCCCCCAGACTCCAGGCCCTCTCGGCACCCGCCTCGCTGAAGGGGGCCAAGGGCGCGGTGAAGCTGGAGATCCGCCTGGCGCCCAGCACCGCCAAGGACAAGGCCCCGCCGGCCCTCAAGGCCGCCACCCTCCGGAGGCTCTAA